A genomic window from Candidatus Methylacidiphilales bacterium includes:
- the xseB gene encoding exodeoxyribonuclease VII small subunit, with protein sequence MPKPPAKDKSADITFEQAVARLDELVGLMQSPELPLEDLIGRYEEGMKLLGLCSEKLAAAEQKIELLTRQKSGTFTASPGGLPAIQGEDQPAPAEEDSAGEARLF encoded by the coding sequence ATGCCCAAGCCCCCTGCCAAGGACAAGTCCGCTGATATCACCTTTGAACAGGCCGTCGCCCGCCTCGACGAACTCGTCGGTCTGATGCAGTCGCCCGAGCTGCCCTTGGAGGATCTGATCGGGCGTTACGAGGAAGGAATGAAGCTTCTGGGCCTTTGCAGCGAGAAGCTGGCGGCGGCAGAGCAAAAAATTGAATTGTTAACCCGGCAAAAGTCGGGGACATTTACCGCTTCCCCGGGCGGTCTCCCGGCCATCCAGGGGGAAGACCAGCCTGCCCCGGCAGAAGAGGATTCTGCCGGCGAGGCCCGTCTGTTTTGA
- a CDS encoding metal ABC transporter permease — translation MNGLWEPFSHPFMQDALLAGLLVGTVCAVLSCYLVLKGWSLLGDAVSHAVLPGIVLAYLFGLPLAAGAFASGVFCGAASGFLKANSRLKEDTVLGIVFTGLFAFGLVLFSKTESDLHLDHILFGNILGIEPETLRQVLAIGGVTLAVILVLRKDLMLFCFDPLQARTIGLNTVFLHYLLLCLLAATVVVSLQAVGIILVVAMLITPGCIGYLMSDRFEGMMAWSVGSAWLACAAGIWFSFRIDGSTAACIVLAQAGLFIVALLFAPKHGWLAHRMRFPRRNGQLTP, via the coding sequence ATGAACGGCCTCTGGGAACCCTTTTCCCACCCGTTCATGCAGGACGCCCTGCTCGCGGGGTTGTTGGTGGGAACGGTTTGTGCGGTCCTTTCCTGTTATCTGGTGCTCAAGGGCTGGTCCCTCCTGGGCGATGCGGTCTCGCATGCCGTACTGCCCGGGATCGTTCTGGCCTACCTGTTTGGGTTGCCTCTGGCCGCAGGGGCCTTCGCCAGCGGGGTCTTCTGTGGCGCGGCCAGCGGGTTTCTCAAGGCCAACAGCCGTCTGAAGGAGGACACTGTCCTGGGTATCGTCTTCACCGGTCTCTTCGCCTTCGGACTGGTGCTCTTTTCCAAAACCGAAAGCGATCTTCACCTCGACCACATCCTCTTCGGCAATATTCTGGGCATTGAGCCGGAGACGCTCCGGCAGGTCTTGGCCATCGGGGGAGTGACCCTGGCGGTGATCCTGGTGCTCCGGAAGGACCTGATGCTCTTTTGCTTCGACCCCCTCCAGGCCAGGACCATCGGTTTGAACACGGTCTTTCTTCACTACCTTTTGCTCTGCCTGCTGGCGGCTACCGTGGTGGTATCCTTGCAGGCGGTGGGGATCATCCTGGTGGTGGCGATGTTGATCACACCCGGCTGCATTGGTTATCTCATGAGCGACCGTTTCGAGGGCATGATGGCCTGGTCGGTGGGCAGTGCCTGGCTGGCCTGTGCCGCCGGAATTTGGTTCAGCTTCCGCATCGATGGGTCCACCGCGGCCTGTATCGTACTGGCCCAGGCGGGTTTGTTCATCGTGGCCCTCCTCTTTGCCCCCAAACATGGTTGGTTGGCCCACCGGATGCGTTTCCCCCGGCGCAATGGTCAGCTGACCCCCTGA
- a CDS encoding metal ABC transporter permease codes for MNWLEPLQYDFMVRAMVMSALIGGVCGLLSCFVILKGWSLMGDALSHSVVPGVAIAHILGLPMVLGAFSTGMLAALGMGLVKARTRLREDAVIGVVFTAFFALGLFLISLHPSEVNLRTIVFGNILGIARADMVQMVLISATALLVLGLKWKDLVLFCFDPGQARTLGLPVHLLQLTLLALLSLITVAALQAVGAILVVAMLVTPGATAYLLSDRFDRMLLIAGLMGAVVSGAGAYTGYFLNGEVGGCIVVLQTLVFLAAFLFSPKCGLCTRARGATP; via the coding sequence ATGAACTGGTTGGAACCCTTGCAATACGATTTTATGGTCCGGGCCATGGTGATGAGCGCGCTCATCGGCGGGGTCTGCGGCTTGCTTTCCTGTTTTGTCATCCTCAAGGGTTGGTCGTTGATGGGGGATGCCCTTTCCCATTCGGTCGTGCCAGGAGTGGCCATCGCCCACATCCTGGGATTGCCCATGGTCCTGGGGGCATTCTCAACCGGAATGCTGGCTGCGCTCGGCATGGGGTTGGTCAAGGCCCGCACCCGGTTGCGCGAGGATGCGGTCATCGGGGTGGTTTTCACCGCCTTTTTTGCCCTGGGCCTGTTTCTCATATCGCTCCATCCCTCCGAGGTCAATCTGAGGACGATTGTTTTTGGCAACATCCTCGGCATCGCCCGCGCGGACATGGTGCAAATGGTCCTGATCTCGGCCACGGCTTTGCTGGTCCTGGGACTGAAGTGGAAAGACCTGGTACTTTTTTGTTTCGATCCTGGTCAGGCCCGCACGCTCGGTCTTCCGGTCCACCTGCTTCAGTTGACCTTGCTGGCCCTCCTCTCGCTCATCACCGTCGCGGCCTTGCAAGCGGTGGGGGCGATCCTGGTGGTGGCCATGCTGGTGACTCCGGGGGCCACCGCCTACCTGCTCAGCGACCGGTTTGACCGCATGTTGTTGATAGCCGGCCTGATGGGGGCGGTCGTTTCGGGTGCCGGGGCCTACACGGGTTACTTTCTCAATGGCGAAGTGGGAGGCTGCATCGTCGTGCTGCAAACCCTGGTCTTTCTGGCCGCGTTTTTGTTTTCGCCGAAGTGCGGCCTCTGCACCCGCGCACGGGGGGCCACCCCATGA
- a CDS encoding manganese/iron ABC transporter ATP-binding protein, whose translation MSFSVDVAKVTVTYSNGNTALYDATFRLETGVICALVGVNGSGKSTLFKAIVGFVRPTEGEVTIGGLSVPQACRRNLLAYVPQAEEVDWSFPVLVRDVVMMGRYGHMNFLRIPRAADREAVRRSLERVGLEGLQDRQIGELSGGQKKRVFLARALAQEAKVILLDEPFTGVDVKTEISIIEVLRELRASGHIILVSTHNLGSVPEFCDQVVLINRTVLAHGPTVEVFTAENLGRAFGGKLRHFRLDDAPGDNPIVLTDDERPLVLGHGGKIEDRVEE comes from the coding sequence ATGAGTTTTTCTGTTGATGTGGCCAAGGTGACCGTGACCTACAGCAACGGGAACACCGCCCTTTACGATGCCACCTTCCGTTTGGAAACCGGAGTGATCTGTGCCCTCGTCGGGGTCAATGGCAGTGGAAAGTCGACCCTCTTCAAAGCCATTGTCGGTTTTGTCCGGCCGACCGAGGGCGAGGTCACCATCGGTGGCCTGAGTGTGCCCCAAGCCTGCCGCAGGAATCTGCTGGCCTACGTGCCCCAGGCGGAGGAAGTCGACTGGAGTTTCCCGGTTCTGGTCCGGGATGTGGTCATGATGGGGCGCTACGGCCACATGAACTTCCTGCGCATCCCCCGCGCGGCCGACCGCGAGGCCGTGCGGCGGAGCTTGGAGCGTGTCGGGCTGGAGGGTCTGCAGGACCGCCAGATCGGGGAGCTTTCCGGCGGACAGAAGAAGCGCGTCTTCCTGGCCCGCGCCCTGGCCCAGGAGGCAAAGGTTATTCTCCTGGATGAACCCTTCACCGGCGTCGATGTGAAGACCGAGATATCCATCATCGAGGTGTTGCGCGAGCTGCGCGCTTCCGGACACATCATCCTGGTTTCGACCCACAATCTCGGATCGGTGCCGGAATTTTGTGATCAAGTGGTGCTGATCAACCGCACGGTGCTGGCGCATGGTCCCACGGTCGAGGTCTTCACCGCCGAGAATCTTGGGCGGGCTTTCGGCGGCAAGTTGCGCCATTTCCGCCTGGACGATGCTCCGGGTGATAATCCAATCGTGTTGACCGATGACGAGCGGCCGTTGGTGCTTGGACATGGCGGGAAAATCGAGGACCGGGTGGAAGAATGA
- a CDS encoding metal ABC transporter substrate-binding protein: MKLRPLLLFLLLVMASSLPGQAATGKKRVLTTFTILQDIAAHVAGDAAEVVSITKPGAEIHGYEPTPGDMVRAQQADLILWNGLNLERWFEKFLRRLGRVPGVVLTEGIEPMGISEGPYTGKPNPHAWMSPANALIYVENVRAALAKLDPANEAVYSANARAYTEQIRAADAPLRQALDSIPAERRWLVSSEGAFSYLARDYGMKQLYLWPINADQQGTPQQVRKVIDIVRREKIPVVFSESTVSDKPARQIAQETGARYGGVLYVDSLTGPDGPAPTYLKLLETNANTIVRGFTPEDRP; this comes from the coding sequence ATGAAGCTCCGGCCCCTTTTGCTTTTTCTGCTGCTGGTCATGGCCTCATCCCTGCCCGGACAGGCTGCGACGGGCAAGAAACGTGTCCTGACCACGTTCACCATCCTGCAGGACATCGCCGCCCATGTGGCGGGGGATGCGGCGGAGGTGGTCTCCATCACCAAGCCGGGGGCGGAAATCCATGGATATGAGCCGACGCCGGGTGATATGGTCCGGGCCCAGCAGGCTGACTTGATCTTGTGGAACGGTCTGAATCTGGAACGTTGGTTCGAGAAATTTCTCCGCCGCCTCGGCCGGGTGCCGGGTGTGGTGTTGACCGAGGGCATCGAGCCGATGGGCATCAGCGAGGGACCCTACACCGGAAAACCGAATCCCCATGCCTGGATGTCGCCAGCCAACGCCTTGATTTATGTGGAAAACGTGCGCGCGGCCCTTGCGAAACTGGATCCGGCGAACGAGGCGGTCTACTCGGCCAATGCCCGTGCCTACACCGAGCAGATCCGTGCGGCGGACGCTCCGCTCCGCCAAGCTTTGGATTCCATCCCGGCCGAGCGCCGTTGGCTGGTCAGCAGCGAGGGGGCTTTTTCTTACCTGGCCCGGGATTACGGAATGAAGCAATTGTATCTCTGGCCGATCAATGCCGACCAACAGGGCACACCGCAACAGGTGCGCAAAGTCATCGATATCGTGCGCCGGGAGAAAATCCCGGTGGTCTTCTCCGAAAGTACGGTCAGTGACAAGCCGGCCCGGCAGATCGCCCAGGAAACCGGGGCACGCTACGGCGGCGTCTTGTATGTTGATTCCCTCACCGGGCCGGATGGTCCGGCACCGACTTATTTGAAACTGCTTGAAACCAACGCCAACACCATTGTCCGCGGTTTCACCCCGGAGGACCGTCCATGA
- the mntR gene encoding transcriptional regulator MntR, producing the protein MAQPVAPLLSQSIEDYLERIYELIELKGYARVSDIAEALRFTRPSVSIMVKRLDKLGFLRYEKYRGLTLTEKGREVARRIQRRHVILTEFFTLLGLDRNVIARDVEGIEHHVSSESLEKLERIVEYWARHPAELRRIIPGAGKNRP; encoded by the coding sequence ATGGCCCAGCCCGTGGCTCCCCTGCTTTCGCAGAGCATTGAAGACTACCTGGAACGGATCTACGAGTTGATCGAACTCAAGGGCTACGCCCGCGTCTCCGACATTGCCGAGGCCCTGCGTTTCACCCGTCCCAGTGTCTCCATCATGGTCAAGCGCCTGGACAAACTGGGCTTCCTGCGATACGAGAAGTATCGCGGCCTGACCCTGACGGAAAAGGGCCGGGAGGTGGCCCGGCGCATCCAACGCCGGCACGTCATTCTAACCGAGTTCTTCACCCTTCTCGGGCTGGACCGCAACGTCATCGCACGCGACGTCGAAGGCATTGAACACCACGTCAGCTCGGAGAGCCTGGAAAAATTGGAACGGATTGTGGAATACTGGGCCCGCCACCCGGCGGAACTCCGCCGGATCATTCCCGGAGCGGGCAAGAACCGTCCCTGA
- a CDS encoding heavy metal translocating P-type ATPase: protein MSFSAPADSDDLRLVGLSRFLISQPGVEAVRIDPENRRLSVATLGNVDVAALQEALRQSLAEVEALLPEQRTGLSPSIRVDKEGDGTVLRKPTCPTAPTFWKWRELDWFEEEEEEEDWRELATYAGICGALLVSGFLVHKLQLGPSWLDVVFYAGALLAGGRDAAEDAWHNLRRGRLDIHFLMLAVAAGASLVGAWGEGALLLFLFSASGAMEAYASHRTRGAIDSLLKATPRHAIRLRSDGSEEEVPAESLQPGDILVVRPGDLFAVDSLLTDGQTAADESALTGESLPVAKNPGDEVFGGTLNTWGSVKARVLRPLRQSALQKIIDLIRNAQNRRAPAQRFTDRFGTGYTWVVLGCTALMFFVWWIVLKVPPFENNDGYSAFYRAMTLMVVMSPCALVLSIPSAILAAIAAGARQGFLFRGGAAVEELARVDCVALDKTGTLTSGELEVEQVLSLPPGRERDVAELAYSMEVQASHPIARAIVRYGRKQGLSDLGVGDFQNHTGQGVSARLNGELCVIGRRELVAQGAVAALVDAVPLPEAACSEIWILKGDVLGRMLLRDRVRVESKPVLESLHELGLRTVMLTGDRQQVADQVGAEIGLDAKDIRGGLLPADKVRAIEELTREGHVVAMVGDGINDAPSLAAAQVAVGMGARGSDAAVEQSDVVLMNDRIDLFLKAYLLSRRARTIIRQNLVVAFGTVVVMALGSLTGKIPLSLGVMAHEGSTVLVCLNSLRLLFRR from the coding sequence ATGTCTTTCTCGGCACCTGCTGATTCCGACGACTTGCGCCTGGTCGGCCTGTCGCGTTTCCTCATTTCCCAGCCTGGGGTCGAGGCGGTGCGGATCGACCCGGAAAACCGCCGCCTGAGCGTGGCCACGTTGGGGAATGTCGATGTCGCCGCCTTGCAGGAAGCCCTGCGCCAATCGTTGGCCGAAGTCGAGGCCCTCTTGCCGGAACAACGCACCGGTTTGAGTCCCTCCATCCGCGTGGACAAGGAAGGTGACGGAACGGTATTGCGCAAGCCCACGTGCCCGACGGCGCCGACATTCTGGAAATGGCGGGAGCTGGATTGGTTCGAGGAGGAGGAGGAAGAAGAGGACTGGCGCGAACTGGCCACTTATGCCGGCATCTGTGGGGCCCTGCTGGTCTCCGGTTTTCTGGTGCACAAGCTGCAATTGGGCCCTTCATGGCTGGATGTGGTCTTCTATGCCGGAGCCCTGCTGGCCGGTGGACGCGACGCGGCCGAGGATGCCTGGCACAACCTGCGCCGTGGACGTCTGGATATTCACTTCCTCATGCTGGCGGTCGCCGCCGGAGCTTCGTTGGTGGGAGCCTGGGGTGAGGGAGCCCTGCTGCTCTTCCTGTTTTCCGCCTCCGGGGCCATGGAGGCCTACGCTTCCCACCGCACCCGCGGAGCCATCGACTCCCTGCTCAAGGCCACCCCGCGCCATGCCATCCGCCTCCGGTCCGACGGCTCCGAGGAGGAGGTCCCGGCCGAATCCCTCCAGCCGGGCGATATCCTCGTCGTGCGGCCGGGGGATTTGTTCGCGGTGGATTCGCTGTTGACCGACGGCCAGACGGCGGCCGATGAATCGGCCCTGACCGGGGAGAGTCTTCCAGTGGCCAAGAATCCCGGCGACGAGGTGTTCGGCGGCACACTCAACACCTGGGGTTCGGTCAAGGCCAGGGTGCTCCGGCCGCTCCGGCAAAGTGCGTTGCAGAAAATCATCGACCTCATCCGCAACGCACAAAACCGCCGCGCCCCCGCTCAACGGTTCACCGACCGTTTCGGCACCGGTTACACCTGGGTGGTTCTGGGCTGCACGGCATTGATGTTTTTTGTTTGGTGGATCGTTCTCAAGGTCCCCCCTTTTGAGAACAACGATGGATACTCCGCGTTTTACCGTGCTATGACCTTGATGGTGGTCATGAGCCCGTGCGCCCTCGTTCTCTCCATCCCCTCCGCCATCCTGGCCGCCATCGCTGCCGGTGCCCGTCAGGGTTTCCTTTTCCGTGGCGGGGCGGCTGTCGAAGAATTGGCTCGTGTCGACTGTGTGGCCCTCGACAAAACCGGAACCCTCACCTCCGGCGAATTGGAAGTCGAGCAGGTCCTCAGTCTGCCCCCGGGTCGCGAACGCGATGTGGCCGAACTTGCCTACAGCATGGAAGTGCAGGCTTCACACCCGATCGCCCGGGCCATCGTGCGTTACGGACGCAAGCAGGGATTGAGCGACCTCGGGGTGGGCGATTTCCAAAACCACACCGGCCAGGGCGTGAGTGCACGGCTGAACGGGGAATTGTGCGTCATCGGTCGTCGTGAACTGGTGGCCCAGGGGGCGGTGGCCGCTCTGGTCGATGCCGTGCCCCTTCCCGAAGCGGCCTGCAGCGAAATCTGGATTCTCAAGGGCGATGTTCTGGGACGCATGCTCCTGCGCGACCGGGTGCGCGTGGAATCCAAGCCGGTGCTGGAATCGTTGCATGAACTCGGGCTGCGCACCGTCATGTTGACCGGGGACCGGCAGCAGGTGGCGGACCAGGTCGGGGCGGAGATCGGGCTCGATGCCAAGGATATCCGCGGCGGGTTGTTGCCTGCGGACAAAGTGCGCGCCATCGAGGAGTTGACCCGCGAGGGCCATGTGGTGGCCATGGTGGGCGACGGAATCAATGATGCGCCCAGCCTGGCCGCGGCCCAAGTGGCTGTCGGCATGGGGGCCAGGGGCAGCGATGCCGCGGTCGAGCAAAGCGACGTTGTGCTCATGAACGACCGCATCGATCTTTTCCTGAAGGCCTACCTGCTCAGCCGCAGGGCCCGCACCATCATCCGACAAAATTTGGTCGTGGCCTTTGGTACGGTGGTCGTGATGGCGTTGGGGTCTTTGACCGGGAAAATCCCCCTCAGCCTCGGCGTGATGGCCCACGAGGGTAGTACGGTGCTGGTTTGTCTCAACAGCCTGCGCCTGCTTTTCCGGCGTTGA
- a CDS encoding UDP-2,3-diacylglucosamine diphosphatase translates to MAHYRTCWISDVHLGTRGSKAAALLEFMKHHEFDRLYLVGDIIDIWALRRGIYWPQDHNDVIQKLLRKSRKGTELIYIPGNHDEFLGGFLGPYGSVTVRKNDIHTTVDGRRILVIHGHELDVVVQNLGWLAHIGDLGYKILLNLNGVVNLGRRLLGRPYWSLSAFVKNEVKNVVSFIGDFEQAVVRYAEDYQVDAVLCGHIHHAADRQLGNTHYYNSGDWVESCSALVEHMDGRIELLRDLHVQSVGEQSDLAPKENELSSPQAVLTRV, encoded by the coding sequence ATGGCCCATTATCGCACTTGCTGGATTTCGGATGTTCACCTCGGCACGCGGGGGAGCAAAGCCGCCGCACTTTTGGAGTTCATGAAGCACCATGAGTTCGACCGCCTTTATCTGGTCGGCGATATCATCGACATCTGGGCCCTGCGTCGCGGGATCTACTGGCCACAGGACCACAACGACGTGATCCAGAAGCTTTTGCGCAAATCACGCAAAGGCACGGAGTTGATTTATATCCCGGGCAACCACGATGAATTTCTGGGCGGATTTCTCGGACCTTACGGTTCCGTGACCGTGCGCAAAAACGACATCCACACCACGGTCGATGGTCGCCGTATCCTGGTCATCCATGGGCATGAACTGGATGTGGTGGTGCAGAATCTGGGCTGGCTGGCCCACATTGGTGATTTGGGTTACAAGATCCTCCTCAACCTCAACGGGGTGGTGAACTTGGGGCGTCGTCTCTTGGGACGGCCCTATTGGTCGCTCAGCGCTTTTGTCAAAAACGAGGTCAAGAACGTGGTCAGCTTCATCGGTGATTTCGAACAGGCCGTGGTGCGCTATGCGGAGGATTACCAGGTGGATGCCGTGCTCTGCGGCCATATCCACCATGCGGCCGATCGCCAATTGGGGAACACCCACTATTACAACTCGGGCGACTGGGTCGAAAGCTGCTCCGCCTTGGTCGAGCACATGGATGGACGGATTGAACTCCTGCGGGACCTGCACGTCCAATCAGTTGGTGAGCAGTCGGACTTGGCGCCCAAAGAGAACGAGTTGTCGAGCCCGCAAGCGGTTCTCACGCGAGTTTGA